The following are encoded in a window of Pelecanus crispus isolate bPelCri1 chromosome 6, bPelCri1.pri, whole genome shotgun sequence genomic DNA:
- the GPATCH2L gene encoding G patch domain-containing protein 2-like isoform X2 has translation MDELVHDLASALEQTSEQNKLDELWEEMALSPRQQRRQLRKRRGRKRRSDFTHQAEHACCYSEASESSLDEAVKDCREVLTANFSDSDDMAVVKRHPALSATLRSKQHSWHESDSFTENAPCRPLRRRRKVKRVTSEVAASLQQKLRVSEWNYERGCRFKSAKKQRLSRWKENAPWTSSGHGLCESGENRPFLSKGGRKERMECEADEQKQGSDENMSECETSSVCSSSDTGLFTNDEGRQGDDEQSDWFYEGECVPGFTVPNLLPKWGADHRSEVERIDSGLDKLSDSTFLLPSRPAQRGFHARLNRLPGAAARCLRKGRRRLVGKASKCTPGSTVFKGHQEETKASCSLHVQPNISNFICPHGCSRVRATSNTIPEIPEL, from the exons ATGGACGAACTGGTGCATGACTTGGCCTCAGCCTTAGAGCAGACTTCAGAACAAAACAAGCTGGATGAGCTGTGGGAAGAGATGGCCCTAAGCCCACGGCAGCAGCGGCGTCAGCTTCGCAAGAGACGAGGTCGTAAACGACGCTCAGACTTCACGCATCAGGCAGAGCATGCCTGCTGCTACAGCGAGGCCTCAGAATCAAGCTTGGACGAAGCTGTCAAGGATTGCCGTGAGGTGCTGACAGCCAATTTCAGTGACTCTGATGACATGGCAGTGGTCAAACGACACCCAGCTCTCAGTGCCACCCTGCGGAGCAAGCAACACTCGTGGCATGAGTCAGACTCCTTTACAGAGAACGCACCCTGTCGACCTCTCAGGCGCCGACGGAAAGTCAAACGTGTGACATCAGAGGTGGCTGCCAGTCTCCAGCAAAAGCTCAGGGTGTCAGAGTGGAACTACGAGAGGGGCTGCAGGTTCAAGTCAGCCAAGAAACAGCGTCTTTCACgctggaaagaaaatgcccCGTGGACATCATCTGGTCATGGCCTTTGTGAATCAGGAGAGAACAGGCCCTTCCTCAGCAAAGGGGGGAGGAAAGAGCGGATGGAGTGTGAAGCTGATGAACAGAAACAGGGCTCAGATGAAAACATGTCAGAATG TGAAACCAGCAGTGTATGCAGCAGCAGTGATACTGGCCTGTTTACCAATGATGAGGGCCGCCAAG GAGATGATGAGCAAAGTGATTGGTTTTATGAAGGAGAATGTGTTCCAGGATTCACTGTCCCCAACCTTCTTCCCAAGTGGGGAGCTGACCACCGATCTGAAGTGGAGCGGATTGACTCAGGCCTGGACAAGCTCTCAGATTCCACATTCCTTTTGCCCTCGCGGCCAGCTCAGAGAG gatTTCATGCTCGCCTGAATCGCcttccaggagctgctgcccgTTGTCTCCGAAAAGGTCGGAGGAGGCTTGTCGGCAAG GCAAGCAAATGTACACCTGGGTCCACCGTGTTCAAGGGACATCAAGAGGAAACGAAAGCCAGCTGCAGCCTCCATGTCCAGCCCAACATCAG